From the Prunus dulcis chromosome 4, ALMONDv2, whole genome shotgun sequence genome, one window contains:
- the LOC117626318 gene encoding polycomb group protein FIE1: protein MAAKFALGSEPVAGSLAPSKKREYRVTNRLQEGKRPLYAIVFNFIDSRYFNVFATVGGNRVTVYQCLEGGVIAVLQSYIDEDKDESFYTASWACNVDGNPFLVAGGINGIMRVIDCGSEKIDKSFVGHGDSINEIRTQPLKSSLVVSASKDESVRLWNVHTGICILIFAGAGGHRNEVLSVDFHPSDIYRIASCGMDNTVKIWSMKEFWTYVEKSFTWTDLPSKFPTKYVQFPVFIASIHTNYVDCNRWLGDFLLSKSVDNEIVLWEPKMKEQSPGEGTVDILQKYPVPECDIWFIKFSCDFHYNAAAIGNREGKIFVWELQSSPPVLIAKLIHPQSKSPIRQTATSFDGSTILSCCEDGTIWRWDAMENS, encoded by the exons ATGGCGGCGAAGTTCGCTTTAGGGTCGGAGCCAGTGGCGGGTTCACTCGCACCCTcaaagaagagagagtacAGAGTCACTAACAGGCTCCAAGAGGGCAAGAGGCCCTTATACGCCATCGTTTTCAACTTCATCGACTCTCGCTACTTCAACGTCTTCGCCACAGTCGGTGGCAATCGG GTGACTGTATACCAATGTCTAGAAGGGGGTGTGATCGCCGTGTTGCAGTCTTACATTGATGAAGAT AAGGATGAGTCTTTTTACACTGCGAGCTGGGCATGCAACGTTGATGGAAATCCATTTCTTGTGGCTGGAGGAATTAATGGTATAATGCGGGTCATTGATTGTGGTAGTGAGAAGATAGACAAG AGTTTTGTTGGCCATGGGGATTCAATAAATGAAATCAGGACTCAGCCATTGAAGTCGTCACTTGTAGTGTCAGCAAGCAAA GATGAGTCAGTTCGGCTATGGAATGTTCATACTGGAATATGTATTTTGATATTTGCTGGGGCAGGTGGTCACCGCAATGAAGTCCTGAGTGTG GACTTTCATCCTTCTGACATATATCGAATTGCAAGTTGTGGGATGGACAACACTGTTAAGATCTGGTCAATGAAAG AGTTCTGGACATATGTAGAAAAATCTTTCACATGGACAGATCTTCCAtcaaaatttccaacaaaATATGTGCAATTTCCC GTATTCATAGCCTCCATTCATACAAACTATGTTGACTGTAATAGGTGGCTTGGTGATTTTCTCCTCTCAAAG aGTGTTGACAATGAAATTGTGCTGTGGGAACCGAAAATGAAGGAACAGTCTCCTGGGGAG GGTACTGTTGACATCCTTCAAAAATACCCAGTTCCGGAGTGTGATATTTGGTTTATCAAGTTTTCCTGTGATTTCCACTACAATGCAGCTGCTATAG GGAATAGAGAAGGAAAGATCTTTGTTTGGGAACTACAATCCAGCCCTCCTGTTCTAATTGCAAA GTTGATACATCCTCAATCAAAATCGCCAATTAGACAAACTGCCACGTCTTTTGATGGAAG CACCATTCTCAGCTGTTGTGAGGATGGGACTATTTGGCGCTGGGATGCCATGGAAAATTCTTAA